The Desulforegula conservatrix Mb1Pa genome includes the window TTACAGATGGTACGGTACTGGCAGGAGAGCTTCCAGTAAAAAAACACAAGCTGGTCGTTGCATGGATTGAAATACACCAAGAGGATCTTATCGCTGATTGGCAATTGGCCGTCAATGGCAAAAAACCCTTTCCAATTAGAGGGCTTGATCAATGAAAATTATTGAAATCATACCTAAAGATAATTATGTGCTTTACATCAAAGATGAGAATGGCACTTCAGGTTTATTCGACTTAAAGCCATATCTTGAATCAGAGGCTTTCGAACCGCTTA containing:
- a CDS encoding DUF2442 domain-containing protein, whose protein sequence is MKIIEIIPKDNYVLYIKDENGTSGLFDLKPYLESEAFEPLKKREEFERVYNGHYFIEWDCGADLSADTIEARWQTL
- a CDS encoding DUF4160 domain-containing protein — translated: MPTISMFYGILIRMFFYDMEKHKMPYVHAEYQGQVAVYSITDGTVLAGELPVKKHKLVVAWIEIHQEDLIADWQLAVNGKKPFPIRGLDQ